In Juglans regia cultivar Chandler chromosome 13, Walnut 2.0, whole genome shotgun sequence, the DNA window agGTAGCACCTTCAGCTGTCTTTGACATCAAAGTTCCACCAAAAGCAGCATCAGCTATGGTTTGAGTTTGCTCATTTAACCCATTGTAGAACATCTGAACTTACAACCAATTTGGCAATTCATGTTGAGGGCAGCGtcgaatcaaatctttatatCTTTCTCATACTTCATAGAGTGACTCGaaatcattttgcttgaattgaccAATCTCACTCCTGAGTTGGGCTGTTTTTGCAGATGGAAAGAATTTAGCAAGAAACTTTTCAGTCATATCCTGCCAACTAGTGATGCTTCCCGGCTGTAGAGATTGTAGCCAACCTCTTGCCTTGTCcctcaaagagaaaggaaataatctcAGTCTAATGGTGTCTTCAGTAATACCATTGATCTTTACAATGTCACAAATCTCCAAGAATATCGCCAAATAAATATTGGGATCATCAAGTGGTGATCCGCTAAATTGGGCTTGTTGCACCATGCTGATCAAGGCTGGTTTGAGCTAAAAGTTGTTGGCATTAATGGTCTGGCATCTTATACCCGATTAGTTGTCATTCACAACTGGCCGTACATAATCCTTCAAGGTGCTTACGTGGCTGTGCACATGTTGTCTGTTAGCCATGACTagtactttcttctttttttatgatctaagagttctttcaatctctAGATCAAATGGAGTAATGTCACGAGTTCTAACACGGCGCATCCAACGTAAAAAACACACctggagagaaaataaaataaaataaaataaaattctaaattaaaaccaagattaCTTTGCATcaatattggcaaaaataagaagaaatcaatcCCCAGCAACGGCACCAAAAacttgatcggtgcaaaactgcaagtgcacagtatcgtaattttatagtaaagtgatgagaaaaGTATCATCCTTAaggattggtaacttacttttgagaaatactgaaattataccaatcttgactttatttagaaaagttactaagatttttgtaattgcaaattaaaataaaattaattcaaagagaatattcaaaggaaaagaaagatattgttcgaagatcaaatcaataagaaagaaaacttataggaaatcgatttcacctaatccctcactatgctttactcatctaactaattgaatttaattctctctatttgttagcaaatctccacaaacatccaaaagcctcttttgATAGTCAGttgaaaattattcttgttcatcattttacacaagagtatgcaaattaataaagtaagaaaacaataagaccaatgattttaatactatataggttcatacaagtctttcgatctctattacctatgccgaaatatccaTGATCTATCATGTAATTTCCTCTTTCGACAgtaaatcacaagattaaaatatctaattaataaccggttaattagaagcaataaacTTAGAATAAATCAGATaaacatagaagaaaattatttcaaattaacatagaaaagtaAGCATAGTTAAGAACTAGATTATATCtttttcctagaataaagaaagtttagttcatgctaaaaattaaattcaatataaacgacttcaccataatttttctgagagaagaatagaagatAATGAATACTAAAAATGCTCCTCGCAGTTCGCAGCGTGGTCCTTAGCAAACCGCAGcatttgaaatgaaaaactccaaagaaatgcccctctgaaaaaattctaatttcgtgctaatgatatgcttaaatatgataggaaagaaactctaatgtcttcatattcctgcacacaaaatcgcttaaattttaggactcaacttggcagacATGTACGTATTTCAGGAGTTCGAAATTGGAAaaccttattagagacaactttgtagccctttaagatagctttccaacgcatcaagaatcacaTCAATCAGATATTGGAGCGAAaggttatgattaaaatactaaaatatatccATGCTGTCTGCTAGTgcgttttggactctgatccgaattactctcaaaccccatcattatccttatttgaagagtcctacactcattgaaagtttttaggttgttccaacgtcttgtctacttgaaagtcctttgaattcgaATTGGTTTGGACTTCTCTTTTATAAactttgaaattaaacataaaaatctgcttaggAGTATCCTAAAGTAAATTAGAAACTCAATTTAAGAATACACATTGATTCCaataatttctattaacattttagcatgttagtccaataatagggtatttagactaaatttaaagttaagaagtgataaaatataagaaattatgcaagtcatcactTAGGAAGGAAATGTAATGaaatgagacgagatgaaatTGAATCAACATAATTCCCAAACATCCCTTTAAAGCACAGAGTATCTGATGTTAGTAATTTTACTAAAATTGGCTTATCAGTttctaattatttgaggtaTGAGGAATAGACAGGAAGCTTTTGTAGTTTACAAGTGATGCCTCTCTTTTGTAGCTCGAGGAGAAACAAAAGTATGCAGTTTGGAAAATAGCAAAAATAAGGAAAGTTTTGAGAGGGGGATGGTGGCCTAGAATGGATAGGAGGGGAGAGGAGTAGGGGAGCGGTTGCAAAAATGTTTTGAGCATATgtgcttttaaatttaaaaaatcaaaatataagaCCTTCGTCTCATAAggcaaaaaaaaagtaagcCACATGGGCTTTGGGTAGTAGAGGGATACTAAGCTAGTATCATCACCCTCCGCACCCTCCTatctttacttttaaaaaaaataaaaatacaaaaaaatagtgCATTCAGACCTTAGTCCGAATGGAGTGGTCTCCCTCTCTGCTTAGGCAGTGCTTATGGAGTTTTGTCACCCGATTACTGTTAACTTTGTCGTGGACAGAGTTGTGTTATCTCTTAGACTTAGGTATTTAGAGATCTACCATTTGGACTAGATCATGTTAGTCACGTAAGTGTATTGGGAAGatattaacgtttgtaactggCTTGTTTCTAAGTCAATTTTGTATATCCTCTTTTATAGTAGCGCTAGAGAGCAGCCACTGTAGCTGTGCACACATTGCACACACTACGTGGCTACTTctcatccttttatttttttttttggtgcaaaaCGCAGACGgcttctcatctctctctccatcgtctctctctctcatcctcatcctctctctctctcatctcagactctctctctcatcgtctctctcatctctgctctctctctcatctccgctctctctctcatttccggTCTCTCTAATCCCGATCTCTCTCATCTTcgctctctcatcaactctctctcatctctttctaatttcaaatttaagagATGTGTGGTTTAGATGATGCTACATAATGTGTGCAAAAATAACTACTCTCAACAATGACTGCTCCCAATAATATTTCATAGATTAAtagtatgaaaattttatggtaACACTTCAATTATAAAACCCGCTGTCATTAATTTATCAtaggttaaaaataaaaaagaaaagaaaatgattgacaaaaaaaaaaaacaaaaaagaatgacGTCATCTCAACTAGGTTTTCCAAAAGATTCGTAGGATTTGTGCTCGAGGGCCGGAAAGTTCAGCTCTAAATTCTTCCGATAGGTCATTTTACCTCAGGCCCTCAATGGCAGAAATAGAAGCAGCAGGAGAAGAAGAGCAGAGAGCGAACGAGACAGCAACGGAGGTGCATAGCAGTAGTATAGTTGATGATCGTgacgagaagaagaagagcatgACGCCGTGGGAGCAGCACTCGTGTGTAATCAGCATCCCTCGCTTCGACTACAATGCTCCCTTTTCGCTTCTCTGCAACTCCCATTCCGGCTTCCTTATCACCTGCACCATCAGTTACTttccatcttatttttatccTCCTATTACTCTATCTCTACTCTTACCCTCCTTTCtcactttttcattattattttttatttatgtactgattctatgttttttttatctcttcttcttcGTAATTTAGATTCCTCACTTTTATCcgcaaatatatatttgtgctGCTTCTCTCGTAATGGAAATTGCTATATTTTTCGTTTATTTTGGATATTCGAATCCCATTCTTTTTGTGTTTCTCTTCCATTTTAATGTATATGCGAGGAGGTTCTGAGTTGGCTACATGGTTCTTGACATTGACCAAAATTGCTAAGGGGCCCGAAGATATGATCATTCTCAATCCATGGCATCCAAATAACCCCACAGGCTTAagattcatttcctttttcaatgATATCCAAACTTTTATAGTTTTATGATTCTTGAATTTACTGAAATAGACACTGGATATACCCTAATTTAATAAGGGTGACAACTTGACCTTCTCTTGTTATAGCTGAACTTAAAGCCCGAAACCAATTTTAGAACTTGTAGTTGTGGTGAAATCAATTTCTGGAAAAGGAATGGATACTAGTCGCTTGTAGTATCTTTTAAGGTTTTGATAGTATTAAAAAGCCTTAAAAACTTATAGGCCTTAACGTGTCGCATTAAAATAATGCAAAAGAAGGTTTCCTATGTTGTTTTCAAATCTCACCGCATCACATCATGGTTATGTATTACATGTATGCCTGACATAGCTGCCTGTATTGAATGGCATAGCTGATAAGGCATGTCTGTATTGAATGGCACAGCTGATAAGGATGCCTATACTATGAATCTAATCTTAAGATGCGTTACTATGTATTTTCAGATACTTACggtcaataaaatatattcacattaAGCTGCACTTTCTTGATCCTGATGCATTTGCATCTTTTCTTGTATGGATGCTGATCTGGAGTAGCAAACTTTGAATGAtgatttgaaattgatattgCCAGATACTTCTGCTCTTAGCATTTAAGCCATGTGGATCTCATTGGAAGATTTTTTTGTAGTATATAAAAAGTGATTTCTAAATCTCTTCTGaagtttataatatatgtttttctcaTTCAAGTTGGAAATGGAGTtgagcccttttttttttcagagagGGAGAAAAGTGCCACCAAAGAAGCATTGTCTATCCTTGAAAAGGTTTCCCTCCTACACTTGTCTTTTTCTTTATCGTGCTCCTCTCTCCTCGTCTTCAAGGAGCACATCAAATGCATAATTGCATGCAGACCAACCATACGCTATAATGAAGTTGTAAACGAACCATATTTTAAGGTTAGCCATCTAGTTTCTAATTTGACAAGGGCTTAAAAAACCATGTCTACTATGAGGGAAGTTTCATTTATCATGATCATTTGTTAAAAATCTCAATTGAGGCAGACCGCTATTTCATTCAATGATTGTGTGTGGCTTAGCAGTACATCTCTTTGGCATAGGGGGAGGTCTAtggttctttttgtttattgagTGAGGGGATTTTGGGGAGGGCTACCATCTACTCTGTAGCTGCTTATTGCTTTCATCCTGCCCCCACCCCCCCAAAATTAAGGAAACAAAAAACTATTAATGCATCTGcatcttttctttcattgtcTATTTTAAAAATGCATTATGCACGCATGTGTATGTTTGCGTACCTGAGTTAATTTGAGTGCTGGAGTTTCACCAAAACTtggtctattttttattattttggtgcTGCCTCTTTTTTcttatcgtttttttttttcaatttcttgcaGTATGTAGGGTCCTTTGCTAATGGAAGATCTGAAATTTTGGAGAAATTGGATGATAATGGCATTAGTAAGAGGAGGAAAATATGCATGGACAATCTAGATAGGGAAAGGATCAACAATGGGGAAAGAAACACTGCTTCCAATAACTCTGGGGACAATAGCAGTAATTGTAAGTCTAATAAAGATTATTTATCTTGGGTTTCAATTAGTTCCTTGGTAAGGTGTTGGGACCtatatttaatatgatttgagTGTCTTGTGTTTTATGATGACAGGTAAACCTTCAAAAGGCATATGTTCTTCTCCTGCAAGGGTGGATATAAATCTTGAGGAAGGTCCCATTCTTTCACTAGTTAAGCTGACTAGGAGTGGGTTGCTTCTATTTACCTTCCCCAGAAACAGTGCAGCTGACACTGTTAGTACTGTATCAAATATTATGGATTCTTTTGAATCTGGGACTTCAAAATCACCTCTGTAAGTTGTTTATTTTAAGTCTCACGTGGTTTTTGGTTGGGCACATTCGATATATGCTATTAATCTTTGTTTAAGATATTAACTTTGCATCTTCTCTTTTTTAGTAGCAATATCTGAGACTCTCAGATAAATGGATATTCATCATTGGAGTTGCTAGGAAATACATTGTTTCAATGTTTTAAAGTTTTGCTTAATATTATTTagtaacaatataaaattacttGGTACACATCTCAAACAGGCGTTCATTTTTGTGGTATCTACGGCATAAGTTAATTCTCTTAGGATACATCTCAGATAAATGAATGATTGAAGGAGGATGAGATCTCATTCAAGGGAGAAAAAACCCTAATGAGAAATAGATAAGCATGTGATTTCAAATTAGAATTTAAGCAAAGTCGTCGATAGCTTAGCTTAATCCATGATCCATCTATAATAATAGCATTGACAAAAACACCCTACTTGTGGCTCTCCTTGTTGCTGAAAATTCAATATCTAGTTGATCAATGTAGGAGATGTGGATCGTTGTGCTCCAATACTTTAACCacactaattttctttttctctccttttgtGATAGGGAAGAGACTAAGAATATAATGagatcaatattatattaagGTATAACAACCCAAAGAAAGTCCGCAGCACATTCAGCTAATACTCCAAAGGACCGGTCAATGTTACATTTGGAGCTATTTGGAATTATTATAAACCACAAAAATTCTCCTtcgcaatgtgggatctcatttgCCACTCTTCTGTCCTCAATCTGTGGTGTTGCAATGTCCCCTACTCAAATCTTTAATGTCCTTGCCAGGCCATTTCTAATGTGGCACAACTCAAgtcttatatttcttttttggaCTAGTTATGATACTATTTTTGTAATGACTTAAGGAAAACTCGATCCCCATCGAAGCTTAATTCTCCAAAGTATTAGTTTATGTTGCAAGTAGAGTTTATCGGAATCATTATAAACTATAAAACCTTCTTTTTCCTGGGCAATGTTGGGTCCTAACCACCACCCTTCTATACTTAATCTTAGATGTTACATGAGGGCTTTTCTGTGCATTGATGCTAAAGATTTTTATTAGTGAAAGTACATTTTTTCATCCTTCAACTATTAGGTGTTTTACAATTCGCATCTCAAAACACCAAAACTGACAAATTGTACCTCCAATTACCAAAAACTGACAACACTATCTGTCCAATTATGATCATTAGGATGGATGAAAAACTAATGATGTTGCACAATCTTGATGATCAGATTTTAGGAGGGTGCACATTGCAATGTTTTTTGTAAACTAAGAATGCAACATGTCACTTTTGGTTGTTAAGAATCCAAAGTATAAAACACTTAGTAATTATAGGGTGCAaagttatttttcctttgttattAAAAGCTTTCAAGTAATGATCACACTTTGGAGAAAATAGTGACTTCATCGCTTATGGGATGTTAATGGCTTATATCATGGTCAAATTTAGGTGGTTGGGGAAGGTGGGATCATGCTTGTTACTTTTACTAAAAAGGTGTATGCCTCCTCAACACGGGTGGCACCAAAGGTCCAAAAGTTCAAAATGCATGCCTAACATAATTGCTTCATGTACATGGTGCACACCTGGCTTGAACATTggcaatttaatttttattttttaaaaaagcctTGATGTGTATCTGGAGGACCTTGTATGATACCCCATATTAACTAATGTGTCTAAGTGGTGTAtggaatcccacattgcttgggaggagaagttcttgctctttataatggttccaaTTGCactattgactagtccttttcgACTATAGGCCCAGATGTGGCTCAGGCCTTCCCTTGGAGTGTTACACCTTGTCTCAAGGGTGTGCCTCAAAGATCCTGTTTTGTAGATATAATATAAACTATTGGCTGTTGATGGATCTTTTGTCAGAGAGTTCCAAACATCTTGAAAATGTATTATGTTTGGTAGCGTTTTGGGTGCtgaataaaaaatctgttttttgTATGCTTATTTTCTAAACTTCAACCCCTGGACcaatttctcttctcttatggAACACTTATGTATCAatgttttactttttataaaattatgatattcatattaatataaagAGATAACAGGAGGTACTTGAAAACTGCACTCTGGACTGAGGCTTAAGGACAACTCAGGGAACAGATTCAGGCTTCTCTAGATGGTACCCCAATATccaaatgatgatgatgttgatgatcataataataataataataatactaataataataacaacaattatAATCCAGGATGTATAATTTTTTCTGAGTAAACAGAACTTGAAGactgaaaaaagaaattgaaggtCAAAAAGAAACTGATATTTGTCAACCTTAGAGAAtcaaagaaaagagagagcTTCTTCAGGAACTCCATCTTCATCTTGCTAGTAGAAAGCCCCACTTTCTTAAAATTTCAGTTATTCCTCTCCTTCCATATATTGTATCAAACAGAGGGCACTGCACCAAGCTGTAGCACTCCCATGAACCCAAGGCAGATCATTTCCTGTAGCCATCAAATTCAACCCAGTACTAGGCATTAATAATATAACGTTGAATGAGGAAAAAATCTAGTGCCAAAGATATGAAAAATCAAGCATTGGATATTATGATTCAACCTTCAATTTTACTAAGTTAAATGGAATCATCCTTGTTGGGAAGTGTCATACTCAGTGATatctatttaggaattttaaaTAATGCTAGATAAATTCCTAGGGTGTGCAAGCCCTTGCATGGTCCCTTTGAGAAAAGTGGGGCCCACGCATAAAAAAGTGggttttttcatgtaggtcccaAGTGTGGccccacttttttcaaagggacTGCATGGGTCTTGTACACCCTAGgactgtataaatcattttctttatgctGGTGCAAAAAGatgaggaattttatttttattttttatttattttttatttttaaattttcaaggTGAAATTGTCTTTACTATGCTTCTGGATACTCATATCTTAATGCcttaaattacatttttctcTGGAAAAATCCActaatattgttaaaatttttattatctgATTTGCCTCATGTTATTTACTTGCGTttgataatgattaaaatgCATTTCATTTGTGCAGCTGGTGTCATCGAATTTTCCCCATCCAAGCAACATGTACTTTAAATGAGAAGGAACTGCAAGCAGTTGTGTCAAAGCTTGTTCTTCAGTTTCTGAATGACAAACAACAGGAACTTGCACGTCCTGTAAAGGTAAAGTTCAAACTTTCACCAGTGTACAAATTACATTCATTTATACAGCGTActtatataagaaattaatttgaattttttaatcagtaaataagaacTTTATTAGTAAGAagagtaggcatagcccatgtacacaggatatatataagagcaacacctatgcatgattgcctaaagatacaaggaaatcataaGTGTTCAtaccattaaaatctattacaatTGAACAATGGAATAAGGTATTGAtaaaaaagtacaaatccaGTCTGATGGCTGTTATCCACTAACCACAAGGATATAGGGACTCTATATTTCAACTTCGGTGCCATTGCTGGAGTGATGGGCACATGCTTCTCAGTACTGATcagttcatgatcctcaaaacgTCAtccattcctctccatccatatgcaccGCCATAAACAGATTGGGACCATCTTCCGCATAGCTTCTATTTGAGAGTTACCTTGGATGCCTCTCCAACTTGTCAGTAAATCAACCACCCTTTGTGGCATCACCCAATGTAGCCCCACTCTAGCGAAGATATTATTCCATAAGCTCATGGccacatcacaatgcaataacaAGTGGTCCATGGACTCCCCACTTTTcttgcacatgtagcaccaatcaaCACATTTAgttttcttagattatctaaGGTGAGAATCTTCTCTAAtgaagctgtccatacaaagaaagaagcttttaaGGGAGCCTTAgtcttccatgggaatggatTTGCATTTGTGTCATAAGGGACTTGTAGAATGAACGAACCGTGAATCTTGCCTTCTTGGATGGATACCAAAGAATCTTGTCAGCTCCCCCCATTCACTCTACTAGTATGCACAAGATTGAAGAAATCCGTAAATGTGTCAGTTTCCAATCTTGTGCAGCTCTAAAGAAAAtgacattccattgaggggagccACTAGATAGGTCTAAATGGTCTGCAATTGAAGCCTCTTGTCTATGTGCAATACCGTAGATATCTAAGTAAGCTTCCGTTAAGGTTCGATCGCCACGGCATAATTCATGCCAAAATTTAATTCAGGAACCATCCCCAATTGCAAAGTGTATGTATCGAGAGAATATTGTccatcctcttcttatgtgtttccaaagcccCACCTCATGTGATTTGCTCACCTCATTTGAGCACCATCCTCTCCAATATCCACCATATTTTAGATCTATTATAGCCCTCTACTAAGCTCCTCTTCTCATTttggtatctccacaaccacttacccaTTAAGACATTATTGAAAGCCAACAAATTCTGAATCCCAACCCTCCCTTGCGCGTTGGAGTGCAAACCTTAGCCCAATTCACCAAATGAACCACCCCAACCCCCCAAAATAAGAAGCCTCATTGCAATTTCTCTAATCGGTGGGTCACCTTGCATGGTAGTGGAAATAATGATAAGAAAGATGTGGGCAAGTTGGAGAG includes these proteins:
- the LOC108997103 gene encoding uncharacterized protein LOC108997103 isoform X2; its protein translation is MAEIEAAGEEEQRANETATEVHSSSIVDDRDEKKKSMTPWEQHSCVISIPRFDYNAPFSLLCNSHSGFLITCTIKREKSATKEALSILEKYVGSFANGRSEILEKLDDNGISKRRKICMDNLDRERINNGERNTASNNSGDNSSNCKPSKGICSSPARVDINLEEGPILSLVKLTRSGLLLFTFPRNSAADTVSTVSNIMDSFESGTSKSPLWCHRIFPIQATCTLNEKELQAVVSKLVLQFLNDKQQELARPVKFAVGYNTRGIKETEMKILKDTSNGSNAFALLDRNKCFSVVAAAVKDAASDSVVDLKSPVLSVLVELLPLSGVPNGELVVAVSVLPRKLVNTKPRLCIKALVSAVKVRDDGRD
- the LOC108997103 gene encoding uncharacterized protein LOC108997103 isoform X1; this translates as MAEIEAAGEEEQRANETATEVHSSSIVDDRDEKKKSMTPWEQHSCVISIPRFDYNAPFSLLCNSHSGFLITCTIKREKSATKEALSILEKVSLLHLSFSLSCSSLLVFKEHIKCIIACRPTIRYNEVVNEPYFKYVGSFANGRSEILEKLDDNGISKRRKICMDNLDRERINNGERNTASNNSGDNSSNCKPSKGICSSPARVDINLEEGPILSLVKLTRSGLLLFTFPRNSAADTVSTVSNIMDSFESGTSKSPLWCHRIFPIQATCTLNEKELQAVVSKLVLQFLNDKQQELARPVKFAVGYNTRGIKETEMKILKDTSNGSNAFALLDRNKCFSVVAAAVKDAASDSVVDLKSPVLSVLVELLPLSGVPNGELVVAVSVLPRKLVNTKPRLCIKALVSAVKVRDDGRD